The uncultured Mailhella sp. genome segment AAGTTTGCGCCGGGCCTGCTCCCCTCCTTTCAGCGGCAGCAGTTCCGGTAGGGGCAGCGAGCGCAGCGGTCGGTACGGCGTGGCGTGAAGCTCTCGGCCGTGGCCATGTGCCGCAGCACGAAGCCGAGCAGGGCGGGAATACGTTCCGTGATGATGCTCTTGCGCGTCATCTCGTCGATGTTTGCGCCGAGCAGGGGAATTTCGTCGCCGCGGTCGGCAAGCTGCACGAGGGCGGCGTCGTAGAGCGGCGCAAAGCGCAGGGATTCCGCGTTCTGCGGGTCGTTGCCGCACATGTAGAGATAGGCGGGCAGCTGAATGCTGGGCAGGGCGCGCGCAAGGTCGGGCAGCGGATCGACCTTTCCGGGCCGCCACTCCGTCATGGCGTCCCAGAGGCTCTCGTCGCTCCAGAAGGAGGCATGCGGCTGCCGGCTCGTGCTGCCGCTCTTGTAGTCGAGAATGACGAGTCCCTGCTCGCGGCGGTCGAGGCGGTCGATTTTTCCTTCCAGCGTGAAGCGGCGTTTTCCTTCCTGAAACACGGCCGATACGTTGTGCTCAAGCTGGAGCAGTTCGAGCACTTCGGGCTGCGCGGCGGCAAAGGCGCGCAGTCTGGCCGGGCCCGCGGCTTCCAGCATGAAGCGGCTCTGCGCGGGCAGATTCACGGCAAGGCCGCTGGCGTCGAGCTCTTCCCGGAACAGCGCTTCGAGCTGTTCGGGCTGGAGGGAGCCCTGCCCCACGGGAAGCCCGACAAAGGGCTCGAAGGCCCGCTGAAGCACGGTGTGCAGCAGGTTGCCCACGCCGAGATAGTCGTCGCCTTCCACGATTTCGTCCGCCTCCTTCAGCGCGCACACGTACTTGCGGAAAAATCGCGCCGGGCAGGAAATGTAGGTGTCGAGCCCCGTGGGCGAGAGCTTGCGCTCCATGACTTCATGCATGCGTTCATTGACGGCGTCCGTGCGGAGAATGGGCGCGTACTCCGGAACCGGCGGCTCCGCCATGGGAAAAGCCGAGGCGAAGAGCGGCTCCGCGCCTTGGCGCAGCAGCGCGCCCTTTTGCTGCTCCACCCGCCAGACGGCTTCTTCCACCAGCCGGGAGCGCAGTTTCTTGCCGTCCATGACGCCGGTCTGCACGCCTTCCTGCCAGTAAAGAAACACTTCCCGTGCCCCGGCGATGAGCCGGTGAAAGGTGTGCGCGGCGAGCATGTCGCGGCGGCTGTTGTCCGGCAGGCCGAGCAGCGGACGGAGATTGTCGGGCAGCAGCGGATCGCGCGCGGGCGCGCCGGGCAGGGCGTCTTCGGTCATGTCGAGCAGGTACACGCGGTCGAAGTGCAGCAGACGGGTTTCCAGCGTGCCGAGAATCTGCAGGCCCGTGAGCGGATCGGCCTCAAAGGGCACGCGCTGCTCCGCAAGATTCTGATGCACGATGGAAAATATGGATTCCAGGGACAGGTATTCGCCGGACATGGCGTTGTCGGAAAGTTCCGGAATCACGCCCTGCATGAGGCGGGCAAGGCATTCCGCATCCAGCGGAAATCGCGGCCAGATGTGCGCGCCGTACTCCAGCAGAAGCTGACAAAGTTCCCGGAGCCTTGCGGCCATGTCTTCCAGCGTTTCCAGATTCCGCCACTTCGTGACGAGCGTGTCCACCACCTTTTCCAGAAGCTGGCCGGTCGCTTCGTTGAGCTCTTCCACCGGAGGCCTGCCGTCCAGATCGCCGAGAATGTCGTCCACGAGATCGGAAGTGCAGGCTCCGGCGTCCACCATGCGGCTTCCGGTGCGCAGTCTGGCTTCCAGACGGGAAAGAAAGGGGCGAAGCGGCACGGTCTCTCCTCCTTCTTCGGACGCGGGCACGCCGAGCATGCGCACGTACGGGTGACGGATGAGCGCCATGAAGCTTTTCCAGTGAACGAGGCCTGCGGCGTTCATGCCGCGGCGCGTTTCCATGAGGCGTTCCGCAAGCTGGGCCAGCAGCGAGCGTTCCAGCGGATAGCCGAGAGAAATGTTGATGCTCTTTTCCGGAATGTGGTGCAGCGTGGGCATGAGCAGGGAATCGTGGGTGATGACCACGGCGCGGCTCTCCTCCGGGTGCGGATGCGTTTCCAGTTCCTTTTTGAGTTCC includes the following:
- a CDS encoding PD-(D/E)XK nuclease family protein yields the protein MSSRTRTFSPFQIVPWDDDFMLRVHDLVRDMTGGRPGKTVIVFPLNRPRRYLLDIYRREADRPMLLPHIINSGQLVQTCLESWTRSVPRMAGTLDQVAVLKECLLELSSQEEEGSPLARLARSLDDDDGMARFYPWGVRLAHLLDECAGHMVEASDLLHVDDMVAPYAAALLGSLSRIQERYRSALRSRGLSTAGLEAQHAAQLAGASPDLPLKLQGKCVVLAGFVRLTRAEDKLFRYLWEHGARVCLHTDPEILSGAGHWSCAEHREWLSRWKARGEVLGESRGREPVIHFHAGYDLHSQLLELKKELETHPHPEESRAVVITHDSLLMPTLHHIPEKSINISLGYPLERSLLAQLAERLMETRRGMNAAGLVHWKSFMALIRHPYVRMLGVPASEEGGETVPLRPFLSRLEARLRTGSRMVDAGACTSDLVDDILGDLDGRPPVEELNEATGQLLEKVVDTLVTKWRNLETLEDMAARLRELCQLLLEYGAHIWPRFPLDAECLARLMQGVIPELSDNAMSGEYLSLESIFSIVHQNLAEQRVPFEADPLTGLQILGTLETRLLHFDRVYLLDMTEDALPGAPARDPLLPDNLRPLLGLPDNSRRDMLAAHTFHRLIAGAREVFLYWQEGVQTGVMDGKKLRSRLVEEAVWRVEQQKGALLRQGAEPLFASAFPMAEPPVPEYAPILRTDAVNERMHEVMERKLSPTGLDTYISCPARFFRKYVCALKEADEIVEGDDYLGVGNLLHTVLQRAFEPFVGLPVGQGSLQPEQLEALFREELDASGLAVNLPAQSRFMLEAAGPARLRAFAAAQPEVLELLQLEHNVSAVFQEGKRRFTLEGKIDRLDRREQGLVILDYKSGSTSRQPHASFWSDESLWDAMTEWRPGKVDPLPDLARALPSIQLPAYLYMCGNDPQNAESLRFAPLYDAALVQLADRGDEIPLLGANIDEMTRKSIITERIPALLGFVLRHMATAESFTPRRTDRCARCPYRNCCR